A genomic stretch from Streptomyces sp. QL37 includes:
- a CDS encoding L-serine ammonia-lyase, producing MALSVFDLFSVGIGPSSSHTVGPMRAARMFARRLKNEGLLAHTASIRAELYGSLGATGHGHGTPKAVLLGLEGESPRTVDVEGADARVEEIRASGRINLLGMHDIPFDADEQLVLHRRKALPYHANGMTVLAYDRDGAPLLEKTYYSVGGGFVVDEDAVAGENPIVPDDTVLKHPFRTGDELLRLARETGLSISSLMLENEKAWRTEDEIRAGLLEIWRVMQACIARGMSQEGILPGGLKVRRRAANSARQLRAEGAPQTHAMEWITLYAMAVNEENAAGGRVVTAPTNGAAGIIPAVLHYWMNFAAGGCTQAEKEDGVVRFLLAAGAIGMLFKENASISGAEVGCQGEVGSACSMAAGALAEVLGGSPEQVENAAEIGMEHNLGLTCDPVGGLVQIPCIERNGMAAVKAVTAARMALRGDGSHKVSLDKVIKTMKETGADMSVKYKETARGGLAVNIIEC from the coding sequence GTGGCCCTCTCGGTCTTCGACCTCTTCTCGGTCGGCATCGGCCCGTCCAGCTCCCACACGGTCGGCCCGATGCGCGCGGCCCGCATGTTCGCCCGCCGCCTCAAGAACGAGGGCCTGCTGGCCCACACCGCATCGATACGGGCCGAGCTGTACGGTTCGCTCGGTGCGACCGGTCACGGGCACGGCACCCCCAAGGCCGTCCTGCTGGGCCTGGAGGGCGAGTCGCCCCGCACGGTCGACGTCGAGGGCGCCGACGCCCGCGTCGAGGAGATCCGCGCCTCGGGGCGCATCAACCTGCTCGGCATGCACGACATCCCCTTCGACGCCGACGAGCAGCTGGTCCTGCACCGGCGCAAGGCCCTGCCCTACCACGCCAACGGGATGACCGTCCTCGCGTACGACCGCGACGGCGCCCCGCTCCTGGAGAAGACGTACTACTCGGTGGGCGGCGGTTTCGTCGTCGACGAGGACGCGGTGGCCGGCGAGAACCCGATCGTCCCCGACGACACGGTCCTGAAGCACCCCTTCCGCACGGGCGACGAGCTGCTGAGGCTCGCCCGGGAGACGGGCCTGTCCATCTCCTCCCTGATGCTGGAGAACGAGAAGGCCTGGCGGACCGAGGACGAGATCCGGGCCGGGCTGCTGGAGATCTGGCGCGTCATGCAGGCCTGCATCGCCCGCGGCATGTCCCAGGAGGGCATCCTGCCCGGCGGCCTGAAGGTCCGCCGCCGCGCCGCGAACTCGGCCAGGCAGCTGCGCGCCGAGGGCGCCCCCCAGACGCACGCGATGGAGTGGATCACCCTCTACGCGATGGCCGTCAACGAGGAGAACGCCGCCGGGGGCCGCGTCGTGACCGCCCCGACCAACGGCGCGGCGGGCATCATCCCCGCCGTCCTGCACTACTGGATGAACTTCGCGGCCGGCGGCTGCACCCAGGCCGAGAAGGAGGACGGCGTCGTCCGCTTCCTGCTGGCCGCGGGTGCCATCGGCATGCTCTTCAAGGAGAACGCCTCCATCTCCGGCGCCGAGGTCGGCTGCCAGGGCGAGGTCGGCTCCGCCTGCTCCATGGCCGCGGGCGCCCTCGCCGAGGTCCTGGGCGGCTCCCCCGAGCAGGTGGAGAACGCCGCCGAGATCGGCATGGAGCACAACCTGGGCCTGACCTGCGACCCGGTCGGCGGTCTCGTCCAGATCCCCTGCATCGAGCGCAACGGCATGGCCGCGGTCAAGGCGGTCACGGCGGCCAGGATGGCGCTGCGCGGCGACGGCAGCCACAAGGTCTCCCTGGACAAGGTCATCAAGACCATGAAGGAGACGGGCGCGGACATGAGCGTGAAGTACAAGGAGACGGCGCGAGGCGGGCTCGCGGTGAACATCATCGAGTGCTAG
- the glyA gene encoding serine hydroxymethyltransferase, whose protein sequence is MSLLNSSLHELDPDVAAAVDAELHRQQSTLEMIASENFAPVAVMEAQGSVLTNKYAEGYPGRRYYGGCEHVDVVEQIAIDRIKALFGAEAANVQPHSGAQANAAAMFALLKPGDTIMGLNLAHGGHLTHGMKINFSGKLYNVVPYHVDDTGVVDMAEVERLAKESKPKLIVAGWSAYPRQLDFAAFRRIADEVGAYLMVDMAHFAGLVAAGLHPNPVPHAHVVTTTTHKTLGGPRGGVILSTQELAKKINSAVFPGQQGGPLEHVIAAKAVSFKVAATDEFKERQQRTLDGARVLAERLVQPDVTEVGVSVLSGGTDVHLVLVDLRNSELDGQQAEDRLHELGITVNRNAIPNDPRPPMVTSGLRIGTPALATRGFQAEDFAEVAEIIAAALKPTYDADDLKARVIALAEKFPLYPGIK, encoded by the coding sequence ATGTCGCTTCTCAACTCCTCCCTCCACGAGCTGGACCCGGACGTCGCCGCCGCCGTCGACGCCGAGCTCCACCGCCAGCAGTCCACCCTCGAGATGATCGCCTCGGAGAACTTCGCTCCGGTCGCGGTCATGGAGGCCCAGGGCTCCGTCCTCACCAACAAGTACGCCGAGGGCTACCCCGGCCGCCGCTACTACGGTGGCTGCGAGCACGTCGACGTGGTCGAGCAGATCGCGATCGACCGCATCAAGGCGCTCTTCGGTGCCGAGGCCGCGAACGTCCAGCCGCACTCCGGTGCGCAGGCCAACGCCGCCGCGATGTTCGCGCTGCTGAAGCCGGGCGACACGATCATGGGTCTGAACCTGGCCCACGGCGGTCACCTGACCCACGGCATGAAGATCAACTTCTCCGGCAAGCTCTACAACGTGGTCCCGTACCACGTCGACGACACCGGTGTCGTGGACATGGCCGAGGTCGAGCGCCTCGCCAAGGAGTCCAAGCCGAAGCTCATCGTGGCCGGCTGGTCCGCCTACCCGCGCCAGCTGGACTTCGCCGCCTTCCGCCGCATCGCGGACGAGGTCGGCGCGTACCTGATGGTCGACATGGCGCACTTCGCGGGCCTGGTCGCCGCGGGTCTGCACCCCAACCCGGTGCCGCACGCCCACGTCGTCACGACCACCACGCACAAGACCCTCGGCGGTCCGCGCGGTGGCGTCATCCTGTCGACGCAGGAGCTCGCCAAGAAGATCAACTCGGCGGTCTTCCCCGGTCAGCAGGGTGGCCCGCTGGAGCACGTGATCGCGGCCAAGGCGGTCTCCTTCAAGGTCGCGGCGACCGACGAGTTCAAGGAGCGCCAGCAGCGCACCCTGGACGGCGCCCGCGTCCTCGCCGAGCGCCTGGTGCAGCCGGACGTCACCGAGGTCGGCGTCTCCGTCCTCTCCGGCGGTACGGACGTCCACCTGGTCCTGGTCGACCTGCGCAACTCCGAGCTGGACGGCCAGCAGGCCGAGGACCGGCTCCACGAGCTGGGCATCACGGTCAACCGGAACGCCATCCCGAACGACCCCCGGCCCCCGATGGTCACCTCGGGTCTGCGGATCGGCACGCCCGCCCTGGCCACCCGTGGCTTCCAGGCGGAGGACTTCGCCGAGGTCGCCGAGATCATCGCGGCCGCGCTGAAGCCCACGTACGACGCCGACGACCTCAAGGCCCGTGTGATCGCGCTGGCCGAGAAGTTCCCGCTGTACCCCGGCATCAAGTAG
- the gcvH gene encoding glycine cleavage system protein GcvH codes for MSNPQQLRYSKEHEWLSALEDGVATVGITEFAANALGDVVYAQLPAVGDTVTAGETCGELESTKSVSDLYSPVTGEVTAANQDVVDDPSLVNSAPFEGGWLFKVRVAEEPKDLLSADEYTAFSGN; via the coding sequence ATGAGCAACCCCCAGCAGCTGCGGTACAGCAAGGAGCACGAGTGGCTGTCGGCCCTCGAGGACGGCGTGGCCACGGTCGGTATCACCGAGTTCGCGGCCAACGCGCTCGGTGACGTCGTCTACGCCCAGCTCCCGGCGGTCGGTGACACGGTGACCGCGGGCGAGACCTGCGGTGAGCTGGAGTCGACCAAGTCGGTCAGCGACCTGTACTCGCCGGTGACCGGCGAGGTGACCGCGGCCAACCAGGACGTCGTGGACGACCCGTCGCTGGTGAACTCCGCCCCCTTCGAGGGCGGCTGGCTGTTCAAGGTGCGTGTCGCGGAGGAGCCGAAGGACCTTCTCTCCGCCGACGAGTACACCGCGTTCTCCGGCAACTGA